In Nitrospira sp., a single genomic region encodes these proteins:
- a CDS encoding amino acid adenylation domain-containing protein yields MLMQVPSSIPRLDELFLWRCGRDPQATAYAYVRDDLELGEHYTYERLAKQVGQLATQLRRRAEPGTRTLLLFSPGLDVVCAFWAAILAGLVPVPAPPPDPLRSKNSLPGLLAILEDASVSLILTTSGVETTLAHLSTEIGVALPPSFTLDQPQEPLPSEKQNQIRQAEQGSSIAYLQYTSGSTTRPRGVMISHGNVLAQCHGLTVSTAVGAGSRSLCWLPYFHDYGLVHGIIGPFYAGIPAFLMSPVTFIRRPLRWLEAVDRWKISHSGAPNFAYEACVQAVTKRPDWTAELSGWAVASCGAEPIRSSTIEEFCGAFAPHGFKQTALMPAYGLAEATLVVTSAHVDEAPLILSVAAEKLEINRVEPKAGRGEGIRTLVGCGRPLPDVRIRIVNPTTLVDCPPDEVGEVWVSGPNISEGYWNRTELNDETFVSGGEDRTRRYLRTGDLGFQHGGQLFIAGRLKDLIILNGRNLYPQDLELAVDGCHVGLRRGGCAAFTIEGERTEQLVVVQELERVRDLDTDAVATSIRTAIAELCGAPVHAVVFVRSGAIPRTSSGKVRRRACRAAYLTRTLAVVASHTATDVTDPVLEGEARPLPLAGDDREAALIHAFADCAGVASDQVRLDRPMVGYGLDSLKITMFKHRLESDFGIDVTFGQLFGQCTLRDLARMGNARALSSRQQPEEADSRLPGLRRRQLQAVGDVEPVRPSNLSPGQRRLWFIEQMHPGGALNHIVLAIRLCGLLHRSRLQDSLTELVRRHRLLRAGYSVAADEVQEQVMTEVDVRMRHFSLADLPTGSLDDEVRRWIKEETLVPFDLRTPPLLRALLLDRGQDEHILVLTVHRLIADGWSLRVLMRELAAIYNADGEVSGLPLPSEQGYREYVETQREGTSPEPVSHLDYWTRLLAHYPSVLQIPTDRTRPRVRRYLGGARYRMPDKSLLEEVELFCRREGVTRFMLLYAAFAVWLQRCARTDDIAVGSVVANRRLSGWEQAIGYFANTVVLRLDLAAVGTVRDLLSRSRSVVAGAYDHQDVPFERVLEALNAQGNGSPAVPFNVMIVWEDDPLADLAFRDLRASHLPVDDVAVEFDLTLLVLNRREGLEFIMLYDKEIFDGSTIDRMLDQILVLVQAMVAHPAMLVSELPLLDEAERRLVLEDWNVTGAELACEDTIADLLARHAQVSPDHPAVLCGETRLSYRDLDVQSTALARVICGVTKGKPVRVGLCVERSVDSLVGLFGILKAGAAYVPVDPGAPEQRQRLIFEDAGVSLVITQRHLRMQLPFADDKVIELEGLQEPGASAMPTGPLSAIQPDQLAYIIYTSGSTGRPKGVEVTHRALQHSLAARLHYYGTGAERCLLTFPLAFDGSITSIFWSTLYGGTLIVPPEDAARDADQLVALIAGHAVTHMVLIPSLYEVMLREGSPSLLQTLRVVVTAGESLHPDVVHRHYERLPNVSLYNEYGPTEATVWTTVYQTNGTEQGVRVPIGRPIANATVYLLNPSLQPVPVGVIGELYLGGSGLARGYHNQPELTRERFVDNPFRPGTRLYRTGDLGLFRQDGNIEFIGREDEQVKIRGYRIELGEVEGNLRTLPGIHDAVAVVQAAPAAGPMLVAFVTVDHKPAPASSYLLGLLRRKVPSYMVPAAIAVLDALPLLPSGKVDRTALRQRIEATQPSGASPARPRDQIEQSLIELWSEILGRPAPDVHESFFTLGGHSLLASQVVSRVREVFRVELPIRSLFDDPTIAGLADRIRAEQSRANARPPLPPIIPVSRAKPLPLSYSQQRMWFIQQLAPEATAYNLLFVSRQKGSLKVPILRQVVDRLSSRHEAFRTTFSMTAAGPVQRIAPWQSPHLVEIDLRRLPKEMREQEARRIAQEEGRRPFDLERGPLARISMVKLDQDDHILILNLHHIVGDQWSFGILGRDFASFYNALSQDLPLPEMPLAVQYADYAVWQRRCLTDEVLKDQGDYWKQALADLATVNIPTDYPRPAMQTFRGAYCAIDIPDSTIETLKKFGARNRVTSFMTMLACFQLLLSRYSGQTDIAIGSPIANRTQMAMEQLIGTFVNTLVIRLDLGGDPPFVELVERVKEASLGAFTNQDYPFDRLVDTLQTARDPSMPPLIQVLFNMVNAPIGDIQLYGLKWEPFEVDPGSAQFDLSLTIELEVAKKAYLTFNTDLFKRETAVRLLRHFLTLLHDALRRPDVHISELAMLGKPERTQLLMEWNRTAAPYPHTQCFPELFEAQVQRTPDAVAVSMDGTGLSYHELNVKANRLARQLIRAGVQPKTLVGLCLDRSIEMVAGLLAIMKAGGCYVPLDPDYPRDRLRFMIEDSGAPVVLTTSTLAERFVGQRCRPICLDREAADARHEADDNLAPMATTQDLAYVLYTSGSTGHPKGVQIRQGSLMNFLWAMKRQPGCAAADVMLSVTTLSFDIAALEIYLPLLVGARVELVSRAVAMDGWRLMRALEAMQPTIMQATPATWRLLVESGWSGSSVLTALCGGEALPPDLASQLLKRTKALWNMYGPTETTVWSTMDRVTPDEAEITIGRPIANTEVYVLDAHLHPVPIGVPGELFIGGAGLAQGYHRRSDLTRDRFIPHPFSSDPEARIYRTGDLARYREDGKLIHMGRLDTQVKVRGFRIELEEIQSVLSRHPKIRQTVVITRADQHGFNQLAAYVVAAAGAVPAADELRAYARAFMPEYMVPSYFVMMDRLPLTANNKIDVRALPEPETSGRTEGVARIAPRNSMELQLTALWQQVLDMQAIGIHDNFFDLGGHSFKAAQLFFQLEAVFGRQLPLATLFQAPTIADLAAVLTQANWTPPWQSLVAIQAEGVLTPLFMVPGVGGNVLVFAKLAKLLGADQPIYGLQARGLDGKEAPFTSVPNMAAHYVQAIKQVHPQGPFLIAGVCTGGLIAYEMARQLRAEKKETTIFMLDTWHPDSYARYRRRLLNPVFMGAVVLGKICSDIRTIVRLPLREWWPTMKRKGQVLKGLIDQSVTEHIMDQDFQIQRLTKATLVAVSRYCVEPMDGCIVNVVASRNIVREGVADTRHGWQDLGGHHSGRIYLPAENSGRMFVSPYVEELAGHMQRRFRGHTDAGPSGEQANMVRESR; encoded by the coding sequence ATGTTGATGCAGGTGCCGAGCTCGATTCCCCGGCTGGACGAACTCTTCTTGTGGCGCTGCGGCCGTGATCCGCAGGCAACGGCGTATGCCTATGTTCGCGATGATCTTGAATTGGGCGAACACTATACATATGAGCGGCTTGCCAAACAGGTCGGCCAACTCGCCACGCAGCTTCGCCGACGCGCGGAGCCCGGCACAAGAACCCTTCTGCTGTTTTCTCCGGGGCTTGACGTGGTCTGTGCGTTCTGGGCAGCAATTCTCGCCGGCCTGGTTCCGGTTCCTGCGCCTCCGCCCGATCCACTCAGGTCAAAGAACAGCCTTCCCGGATTGCTGGCCATTCTCGAGGATGCGTCCGTCTCGTTGATCTTGACCACGTCGGGGGTCGAAACCACACTTGCGCATTTGTCCACCGAAATCGGCGTCGCCCTCCCGCCTTCCTTCACCCTCGATCAACCTCAAGAGCCCCTGCCATCGGAAAAGCAGAATCAGATCCGGCAGGCGGAACAGGGATCTTCAATCGCCTATCTGCAATACACCTCAGGATCGACGACCAGACCGCGCGGGGTGATGATTTCTCACGGCAACGTACTGGCGCAATGCCATGGGTTGACCGTATCGACGGCGGTCGGAGCAGGAAGCCGATCGCTCTGCTGGCTGCCGTATTTTCATGACTACGGACTTGTGCACGGGATCATCGGGCCGTTTTATGCCGGCATACCGGCGTTTCTGATGTCTCCGGTGACGTTTATCCGTCGGCCGCTTCGATGGCTCGAGGCTGTCGACCGTTGGAAGATTTCCCACAGCGGCGCCCCCAATTTTGCCTATGAAGCTTGCGTCCAAGCAGTGACCAAACGGCCAGATTGGACCGCCGAACTGAGCGGCTGGGCCGTAGCCAGTTGCGGTGCGGAACCGATCCGTTCTTCCACGATTGAGGAATTCTGCGGCGCTTTCGCCCCGCACGGCTTCAAACAGACGGCGCTGATGCCGGCCTATGGTTTGGCCGAAGCGACACTGGTTGTCACGAGCGCTCATGTTGACGAGGCTCCGCTGATCTTGTCGGTCGCGGCCGAGAAGCTGGAGATCAACCGTGTGGAACCGAAGGCCGGTCGTGGAGAGGGCATTCGCACGCTGGTCGGTTGTGGGCGGCCGCTTCCTGATGTGCGGATCCGGATCGTTAATCCGACGACCTTGGTCGACTGTCCACCGGACGAAGTGGGTGAAGTGTGGGTGTCGGGACCCAACATCTCGGAGGGCTACTGGAACAGGACGGAACTCAACGATGAGACCTTCGTCTCGGGCGGAGAGGATCGGACGCGACGGTATCTCCGTACGGGGGATCTGGGCTTTCAGCATGGCGGCCAGCTTTTCATCGCAGGGAGACTCAAGGACCTCATCATCCTGAACGGTCGAAATCTCTATCCGCAGGATTTGGAACTGGCGGTGGACGGTTGTCATGTCGGGCTGCGGCGCGGCGGTTGTGCGGCCTTCACGATCGAAGGAGAGCGGACTGAACAGCTCGTGGTCGTACAGGAACTCGAGCGCGTCCGGGATCTGGATACCGATGCGGTCGCCACTTCCATACGGACCGCGATCGCCGAACTCTGCGGCGCTCCGGTCCATGCCGTCGTCTTCGTCCGTTCCGGCGCCATTCCAAGAACCTCGAGCGGAAAAGTCCGGCGTCGCGCCTGTCGAGCCGCCTACCTGACCCGAACACTTGCGGTCGTGGCCTCGCATACGGCGACGGATGTGACAGATCCTGTTTTAGAGGGGGAAGCGCGACCGCTACCGCTGGCGGGGGATGACCGCGAAGCGGCTTTGATCCACGCATTCGCAGATTGTGCCGGCGTCGCTTCCGATCAAGTCCGGCTGGACAGGCCGATGGTCGGCTACGGACTCGATTCCCTCAAAATCACGATGTTCAAGCACCGGCTCGAGTCGGACTTCGGCATCGACGTGACATTCGGTCAACTCTTCGGACAGTGCACGCTCAGGGACCTCGCCCGGATGGGCAACGCACGGGCATTATCCTCCCGCCAACAGCCGGAGGAAGCCGACTCCAGGCTGCCTGGCCTCCGGCGGCGCCAGTTGCAAGCGGTCGGGGACGTTGAACCCGTTCGGCCTAGCAACCTCTCACCGGGTCAGCGGAGGCTGTGGTTCATCGAGCAGATGCATCCCGGAGGGGCGCTCAATCACATCGTGCTTGCGATTCGGCTCTGCGGCCTGCTTCATCGCAGCCGGCTTCAGGACAGCCTGACGGAACTCGTCCGTCGTCACCGGCTGCTGCGGGCCGGCTACTCCGTGGCGGCCGACGAGGTTCAGGAACAAGTCATGACAGAGGTGGATGTCCGGATGCGCCACTTCTCCTTGGCAGACCTTCCGACAGGGAGCCTGGATGACGAAGTTCGAAGGTGGATCAAGGAGGAGACGCTCGTCCCGTTCGACCTGCGCACGCCTCCTCTCCTGCGGGCTCTGCTCCTGGATCGAGGACAGGATGAGCACATATTGGTGCTGACCGTCCATCGACTCATCGCCGACGGATGGTCGTTGCGCGTGCTCATGAGGGAGTTGGCGGCGATCTACAATGCGGACGGCGAAGTAAGCGGGCTTCCGCTCCCGTCGGAGCAAGGATACCGGGAGTATGTCGAGACCCAGCGAGAGGGGACTTCACCGGAACCGGTTTCGCACTTGGATTATTGGACACGTCTCCTCGCTCACTACCCATCCGTACTTCAGATCCCTACGGATCGCACTCGGCCGCGGGTACGGCGATACCTCGGCGGCGCCCGTTACCGCATGCCTGACAAGTCGTTGCTTGAGGAGGTCGAGCTGTTCTGCCGACGGGAAGGGGTCACAAGGTTCATGCTGCTCTACGCAGCATTTGCGGTTTGGCTCCAGCGGTGCGCAAGAACCGACGACATCGCCGTAGGATCGGTGGTGGCCAATCGGCGGCTGTCCGGATGGGAACAAGCGATCGGATATTTCGCCAATACCGTCGTGTTGCGCCTGGATCTGGCCGCAGTCGGCACCGTGCGCGATCTCTTGAGCCGCTCGCGAAGCGTTGTGGCGGGGGCGTACGACCATCAAGACGTGCCGTTCGAGCGGGTTCTGGAAGCCTTGAATGCCCAAGGAAACGGATCTCCGGCCGTTCCCTTCAACGTCATGATCGTCTGGGAGGACGATCCTTTGGCCGACCTGGCATTTCGTGATCTTCGAGCCAGCCACCTGCCCGTCGATGATGTCGCGGTCGAGTTCGACCTGACCCTGCTCGTCTTGAACCGGCGGGAGGGGCTCGAATTCATCATGTTGTACGACAAGGAGATTTTCGACGGCTCGACCATCGATCGGATGCTCGACCAGATCCTGGTGCTGGTGCAGGCGATGGTCGCTCATCCGGCAATGCTCGTCTCCGAGTTGCCGTTGCTGGATGAAGCGGAACGCCGGCTGGTGCTGGAAGATTGGAACGTCACCGGCGCCGAGCTTGCCTGCGAGGACACGATTGCGGACCTGCTCGCGCGCCATGCCCAAGTTTCGCCCGACCACCCGGCCGTCCTGTGCGGAGAGACCCGGCTGTCCTATCGTGACTTGGACGTCCAGTCGACGGCGCTGGCTCGCGTTATCTGTGGGGTGACGAAGGGAAAACCTGTGCGCGTGGGACTGTGTGTCGAGCGTTCCGTAGACAGCCTTGTGGGTCTCTTCGGCATCCTGAAAGCCGGCGCCGCGTATGTTCCGGTGGATCCTGGTGCTCCGGAGCAACGTCAACGCCTGATCTTTGAAGATGCCGGAGTCAGCCTCGTGATCACGCAGCGGCATCTGCGGATGCAACTTCCCTTCGCCGACGACAAGGTGATCGAATTGGAGGGGCTCCAGGAGCCCGGCGCATCGGCGATGCCGACCGGGCCGTTGTCGGCCATACAGCCCGATCAGCTGGCCTATATCATCTATACCTCCGGTTCGACCGGTCGCCCCAAAGGGGTCGAGGTCACGCATCGGGCTCTGCAGCATTCCCTGGCGGCACGGCTGCACTACTATGGAACGGGGGCGGAACGGTGCCTCCTGACCTTTCCCCTGGCGTTCGACGGATCAATTACGAGCATCTTCTGGTCCACCTTGTACGGTGGGACATTGATCGTTCCCCCGGAAGACGCCGCGCGCGACGCCGATCAGCTGGTGGCACTGATCGCGGGGCATGCGGTCACGCACATGGTGCTCATACCTTCGCTGTACGAAGTGATGTTGCGCGAGGGGTCGCCGTCGTTGTTGCAGACGTTGCGGGTCGTGGTCACAGCGGGAGAGAGTTTGCATCCGGACGTGGTGCACCGTCACTACGAGCGACTCCCGAACGTGTCGCTCTATAACGAGTACGGCCCCACGGAGGCGACAGTCTGGACGACCGTGTATCAGACGAACGGCACGGAACAAGGCGTACGGGTACCCATTGGAAGACCCATTGCCAATGCGACGGTCTATCTGCTGAATCCTTCGTTGCAGCCGGTTCCGGTCGGCGTCATTGGTGAACTGTATCTCGGAGGATCCGGGCTCGCCCGCGGATACCATAACCAGCCGGAGTTGACCCGGGAGAGGTTCGTAGACAATCCCTTCCGGCCCGGGACGCGTCTGTACAGAACCGGTGATCTCGGCCTCTTCCGGCAGGACGGCAACATTGAATTCATCGGCCGGGAAGACGAGCAAGTCAAGATTCGCGGGTATCGGATCGAACTGGGCGAGGTCGAGGGCAATCTGCGAACGCTGCCCGGTATCCACGACGCCGTCGCGGTCGTGCAGGCGGCACCGGCGGCGGGGCCGATGCTGGTTGCGTTCGTGACCGTCGATCACAAACCGGCTCCAGCGAGTTCCTATCTCCTGGGTCTGCTCCGGCGAAAGGTGCCCTCATACATGGTACCGGCGGCGATCGCGGTGCTGGACGCGCTCCCGTTGCTTCCCAGCGGAAAGGTCGACCGTACCGCGTTGCGACAGCGGATCGAGGCGACGCAGCCGAGCGGCGCGTCGCCGGCTCGGCCCCGCGATCAGATTGAACAAAGCCTCATTGAACTCTGGTCCGAGATCCTCGGCCGGCCCGCTCCGGATGTTCACGAGAGTTTTTTCACCCTCGGCGGTCACTCGCTGCTGGCGAGCCAGGTGGTGTCCCGTGTTCGCGAGGTCTTCCGCGTGGAGCTTCCCATCAGATCGCTGTTCGACGATCCGACCATCGCGGGTTTGGCCGACCGGATCAGAGCCGAGCAGAGCCGGGCCAACGCTCGACCGCCGTTGCCGCCCATCATTCCGGTTTCACGGGCAAAACCGCTTCCGCTGTCCTATTCCCAACAGCGGATGTGGTTCATTCAACAGCTCGCCCCAGAAGCCACCGCCTACAATCTGTTGTTCGTCTCACGGCAAAAAGGTTCGCTCAAAGTTCCGATATTGCGCCAGGTGGTCGATCGATTGTCCAGCCGCCATGAAGCCTTCCGAACGACGTTTTCCATGACCGCCGCCGGGCCGGTGCAGCGAATCGCTCCCTGGCAGTCTCCTCACCTCGTAGAAATCGACCTGCGCCGGTTGCCGAAGGAGATGCGCGAGCAGGAGGCGCGCCGCATCGCTCAGGAAGAGGGAAGACGCCCATTCGACTTAGAGCGAGGGCCGCTTGCACGCATCTCGATGGTGAAGCTCGATCAGGACGACCATATCCTGATTCTCAATCTGCATCACATCGTCGGTGACCAATGGTCGTTCGGCATTCTCGGGCGGGACTTCGCCTCGTTCTACAACGCGCTGAGCCAGGATCTCCCGCTGCCAGAAATGCCGCTGGCCGTGCAGTACGCGGACTATGCGGTGTGGCAACGCCGTTGTCTGACGGACGAGGTCCTCAAAGATCAGGGAGACTATTGGAAGCAGGCGTTGGCAGACCTGGCCACCGTCAACATACCGACGGACTATCCGCGGCCGGCGATGCAGACGTTCCGTGGCGCCTATTGCGCGATAGACATTCCCGATTCGACGATTGAGACGCTCAAGAAATTCGGCGCGCGAAACAGGGTCACGTCCTTCATGACCATGCTGGCCTGTTTCCAGCTGCTGTTGAGCCGCTATTCTGGGCAAACCGACATCGCGATCGGCTCGCCGATTGCGAATCGGACGCAAATGGCCATGGAGCAGTTGATCGGCACCTTCGTCAACACGCTGGTCATCAGATTGGATCTCGGCGGCGATCCCCCCTTTGTCGAACTGGTCGAACGAGTCAAGGAGGCCTCGCTCGGCGCATTTACCAACCAGGACTATCCATTCGATCGCTTGGTGGATACGTTGCAAACGGCGCGGGATCCCAGCATGCCCCCGCTGATCCAGGTGCTGTTCAACATGGTGAACGCCCCGATCGGGGACATTCAGCTCTACGGCCTCAAGTGGGAGCCGTTCGAAGTCGATCCGGGATCCGCCCAGTTCGACCTGAGTCTGACGATCGAGCTCGAGGTGGCCAAGAAGGCGTACCTCACGTTCAATACCGACCTGTTCAAGCGGGAGACGGCCGTGCGTCTGCTGCGGCACTTCTTGACTCTCTTGCATGATGCCCTCCGGCGTCCGGACGTACACATCTCAGAGCTGGCCATGCTCGGCAAGCCCGAGCGGACGCAGTTGCTCATGGAGTGGAACAGAACGGCTGCTCCGTACCCCCATACCCAGTGTTTCCCCGAACTCTTTGAAGCGCAGGTCCAACGAACTCCCGATGCCGTCGCGGTATCGATGGACGGCACCGGCCTGTCCTATCACGAACTGAACGTCAAGGCGAACCGGCTGGCCAGGCAGTTGATCCGCGCCGGAGTGCAACCCAAGACCCTCGTCGGACTGTGCCTGGATCGCTCCATCGAGATGGTGGCGGGTCTCCTCGCCATCATGAAGGCGGGCGGGTGTTATGTGCCGTTGGATCCGGACTATCCACGCGACAGACTCCGCTTCATGATCGAGGATTCAGGCGCGCCGGTTGTCCTTACGACATCCACACTCGCCGAACGATTCGTAGGTCAGCGCTGTCGTCCGATCTGTCTCGACCGTGAAGCCGCCGACGCCCGACATGAGGCGGACGACAACCTGGCTCCCATGGCGACGACTCAGGACTTGGCCTACGTGCTGTACACGTCCGGGTCCACCGGCCACCCCAAGGGTGTGCAGATTCGACAAGGGTCGTTGATGAATTTCCTGTGGGCGATGAAACGCCAACCCGGATGCGCCGCCGCCGACGTCATGCTTTCCGTGACGACCTTGTCGTTCGATATCGCGGCGCTTGAGATCTATCTACCCCTGTTGGTGGGAGCACGAGTTGAATTGGTGAGCCGGGCCGTAGCCATGGACGGCTGGCGCCTGATGCGTGCGCTGGAAGCGATGCAACCGACGATCATGCAGGCGACGCCCGCCACATGGCGTCTTTTGGTCGAATCCGGCTGGTCTGGAAGCTCCGTTCTGACAGCGCTCTGCGGAGGCGAGGCACTTCCTCCCGATCTGGCCTCCCAGCTTCTCAAGCGAACCAAGGCATTGTGGAACATGTACGGTCCGACCGAAACCACCGTGTGGTCGACGATGGATCGGGTGACGCCGGACGAGGCCGAGATTACGATCGGCCGGCCGATCGCGAACACGGAAGTCTATGTGCTGGATGCACACTTGCATCCCGTGCCCATCGGCGTGCCGGGAGAACTGTTCATCGGGGGAGCGGGACTGGCGCAAGGCTATCATCGACGATCCGATCTGACCCGGGACCGATTCATTCCGCATCCGTTTTCAAGCGACCCTGAAGCCAGGATTTATCGGACCGGTGATCTGGCCCGATACCGCGAAGACGGCAAACTGATCCACATGGGACGGTTGGATACCCAGGTCAAGGTCCGTGGCTTCCGGATCGAACTGGAAGAAATCCAATCGGTGTTGAGCCGTCATCCGAAGATCCGGCAGACAGTCGTCATCACCAGGGCCGATCAGCACGGTTTCAACCAACTTGCCGCTTACGTGGTGGCGGCGGCAGGAGCCGTACCGGCTGCCGATGAACTGCGGGCCTATGCGCGGGCCTTCATGCCGGAGTACATGGTTCCCTCATATTTTGTCATGATGGACAGGCTGCCGCTCACCGCCAACAACAAAATCGACGTGCGGGCATTGCCCGAGCCCGAGACATCCGGCCGTACCGAAGGGGTCGCCCGCATCGCTCCAAGAAACAGTATGGAACTGCAATTGACCGCCCTCTGGCAGCAGGTGCTGGACATGCAGGCAATCGGCATCCACGACAATTTTTTCGATTTGGGCGGCCATTCCTTCAAGGCGGCTCAGCTGTTCTTCCAACTGGAAGCCGTGTTCGGCAGGCAGTTGCCGCTCGCCACGCTGTTTCAAGCGCCGACCATCGCGGATCTTGCGGCGGTGCTCACTCAGGCCAATTGGACGCCGCCCTGGCAATCGTTGGTGGCCATTCAAGCGGAAGGCGTGTTGACGCCGCTGTTCATGGTGCCAGGCGTCGGAGGAAACGTCCTGGTCTTCGCCAAGCTGGCTAAACTGTTGGGAGCCGATCAGCCGATTTATGGTCTTCAGGCGCGCGGCTTGGACGGCAAGGAAGCGCCCTTTACTTCTGTGCCGAATATGGCGGCTCACTATGTCCAGGCAATCAAGCAGGTCCATCCGCAGGGACCGTTCCTGATCGCCGGGGTGTGCACGGGGGGGCTGATCGCCTATGAGATGGCTCGGCAGCTACGGGCGGAGAAAAAGGAGACCACCATCTTCATGCTCGATACCTGGCATCCCGACTCTTATGCGCGCTATCGGCGACGATTGCTCAATCCTGTCTTCATGGGCGCCGTCGTTCTGGGAAAGATCTGCTCGGACATCCGGACGATCGTGCGCCTGCCTCTTCGAGAATGGTGGCCCACCATGAAACGAAAGGGACAGGTCTTGAAGGGCCTGATCGATCAATCCGTCACGGAGCACATTATGGATCAGGATTTTCAGATTCAGCGTCTGACAAAGGCGACCTTGGTCGCCGTGTCACGATACTGCGTGGAACCGATGGACGGCTGCATCGTCAATGTCGTCGCATCCAGGAACATTGTCCGGGAAGGTGTGGCCGACACCCGCCATGGGTGGCAGGACTTGGGAGGCCATCATAGCGGCCGCATCTACCTTCCGGCCGAAAACTCCGGGCGCATGTTCGTGTCTCCCTATGTGGAAGAATTGGCCGGCCACATGCAACGCCGCTTCCGGGGCCATACCGACGCGGGACCGAGCGGGGAACAAGCGAACATGGTGAGGGAGTCGCGATGA